A portion of the Roseovarius sp. SCSIO 43702 genome contains these proteins:
- the trpE gene encoding anthranilate synthase component I encodes MDLTPSFDAFAPGFDSGRNQVVYTRLAADLDTPVSLMLKLTGAARDAFLLESVTGGEVRGRYSIIGMKPDLVWQCHGDSARINRAARFDEGAWEDEGADPLASLRALIAESRIDLPDDLPAASAGLFGYLGYDMIRLVEHLPDVNPDPLGLPDAVMLRPSVVAVLDGVKGEVIVVSPAWAASGMSARAAYAQAAERVMDAVRDLERALPQQARDLGAAADDPEPVSNFTRDAYKKAVERAKDYIRAGDIFQVVPSQRWTQPFRLPPFALYRSLRRTNPSPFMFYFNFGGFQVIGASPEILVRVFGNEVTIRPIAGTRPRGATPEEDRANEADLMADKKELAEHLMLLDLGRNDTGKVSKIGTVRPTEEFIVERYSHVMHIVSNVVGELSPEHDALDALLAGLPAGTVSGAPKVRAMEIIDELEPEKRGVYGGGVGYFSAGGDMDVCIALRTAVVKDENLYIQAGGGVVYDSDPEAEYMETVHKSNAIRRAAADAARFTGSGNT; translated from the coding sequence GTGGACCTGACCCCCTCCTTCGACGCGTTCGCCCCCGGCTTCGACTCGGGGCGCAACCAGGTGGTCTATACCCGCCTCGCCGCCGATCTCGACACGCCCGTCTCGCTCATGCTCAAGCTGACGGGCGCCGCGCGTGACGCCTTCCTGCTCGAATCCGTGACCGGCGGCGAGGTGCGCGGGCGCTATTCGATCATCGGGATGAAACCCGATCTCGTCTGGCAATGCCACGGCGACAGCGCGCGCATCAACCGCGCCGCCCGTTTCGACGAAGGCGCATGGGAGGACGAGGGCGCCGATCCGCTCGCCTCGCTCCGCGCGCTCATCGCCGAAAGCCGGATCGACCTGCCCGACGACCTGCCCGCCGCCTCCGCCGGGCTCTTCGGGTATCTCGGCTACGACATGATCCGGCTCGTGGAACACCTTCCGGACGTGAATCCCGATCCGCTGGGCCTGCCCGACGCGGTGATGCTGCGTCCCTCGGTCGTGGCCGTGCTCGACGGGGTCAAGGGCGAGGTGATCGTCGTCTCTCCCGCCTGGGCCGCCTCGGGCATGTCCGCCCGCGCGGCCTACGCCCAGGCCGCCGAGCGCGTGATGGACGCCGTGCGCGATCTCGAACGCGCCCTTCCCCAGCAGGCGCGCGACCTCGGCGCCGCCGCCGACGACCCCGAGCCCGTCTCGAACTTCACGCGCGACGCCTACAAGAAGGCCGTCGAACGCGCCAAGGACTACATCCGCGCGGGCGACATCTTCCAGGTGGTTCCGAGCCAGCGCTGGACGCAGCCCTTCCGTCTGCCCCCCTTCGCGCTCTACCGCAGCTTGCGCCGCACCAACCCGTCGCCCTTCATGTTCTACTTCAATTTCGGCGGCTTCCAGGTCATCGGCGCCAGCCCCGAGATCCTCGTGCGCGTCTTCGGAAACGAAGTGACGATCCGTCCCATCGCCGGCACGAGGCCCCGCGGCGCCACCCCCGAGGAGGATCGCGCGAACGAGGCCGATCTCATGGCCGACAAGAAGGAACTGGCCGAGCACCTGATGCTGCTCGATCTCGGGCGCAACGACACCGGCAAGGTCTCGAAGATCGGCACCGTGCGCCCTACCGAGGAATTCATCGTCGAGCGGTATTCCCACGTCATGCACATCGTCTCGAACGTGGTGGGTGAGCTTTCGCCGGAACACGACGCGCTCGACGCGCTTCTGGCCGGGCTGCCCGCAGGCACGGTCTCCGGGGCGCCCAAGGTCCGCGCGATGGAGATCATCGACGAGCTCGAGCCGGAGAAACGCGGCGTCTATGGCGGCGGCGTGGGGTATTTCTCGGCGGGAGGCGACATGGATGTCTGCATCGCGCTGCGCACCGCGGTGGTGAAGGACGAGAACCTCTACATCCAGGCCGGCGGCGGCGTGGTCTACGACAGCGACCCCGAGGCCGAGTATATGGAGACCGTCCACAAGTCGAACGCCATCCGCCGCGCCGCCGCCGACGCCGCGCGCTTCACCGGCTCGGGCAACACGTAA
- a CDS encoding aminotransferase: MTRLPRTATTFSPPVMEARRWLDGVDFTHRPLINVSQAAPVDPPPEGLRRAMAEAALHTPEAHLYGPVLGLPDLRAELAAQWSASYGGEIAAANVGITSGCNQAFCAALSTLCAEGDEVLLPTPWYFNHKMWLDMTGVTAVPLPAGDGLLPDPEAAAARITPRTRAIVLVSPNNPGGVEYPAETLHAMRDLARERGLVLVVDETYRDFDARDGRPHDLFTDPDWGDHFVHLYSFSKAYRLTGHRVGALVTSPERLAEAEKFLDTVAICPAQLGQIGALWGMRNLSQWVAGERAEILDRRAAIAEAFPRLAAKGWRLLGCGAYFAYVEHPFSLPSDALAPALVREAGVLLLPGTMFMPASDPSGARQLRIAFANVDRAGIAELFERLARVSLPLAPAPATA, translated from the coding sequence ATGACCCGCCTTCCCCGAACCGCGACCACCTTCTCGCCCCCCGTGATGGAGGCCCGGCGCTGGCTCGACGGCGTGGATTTCACCCACCGCCCGCTCATCAACGTGAGCCAGGCCGCCCCGGTCGATCCGCCCCCCGAGGGGTTGCGCCGCGCCATGGCCGAGGCGGCGCTCCACACGCCCGAGGCGCATCTCTATGGCCCCGTCCTCGGCCTGCCGGACCTGCGCGCGGAACTGGCCGCGCAATGGTCCGCGTCCTATGGCGGAGAGATCGCGGCCGCGAATGTCGGCATCACTTCGGGCTGCAACCAGGCCTTCTGCGCCGCGCTCTCGACCCTTTGCGCGGAAGGAGATGAGGTTCTCCTTCCAACCCCTTGGTATTTCAATCACAAGATGTGGCTCGACATGACCGGCGTGACCGCGGTGCCGCTGCCCGCCGGCGACGGTCTCCTGCCCGACCCCGAGGCCGCGGCGGCGCGCATCACGCCGCGCACCCGCGCCATCGTCCTCGTCAGCCCCAACAATCCCGGCGGCGTCGAGTATCCTGCCGAGACCCTCCATGCGATGCGCGATCTCGCGCGTGAGCGGGGGCTCGTGCTCGTCGTCGATGAAACCTACCGCGATTTCGACGCGCGCGACGGGCGCCCGCACGATCTCTTCACCGATCCCGACTGGGGCGATCACTTCGTCCACCTCTACTCCTTCTCCAAGGCCTATCGCCTCACCGGCCACCGGGTCGGCGCGCTCGTGACCTCGCCCGAGCGGCTGGCCGAGGCCGAGAAATTCCTCGACACGGTGGCGATCTGCCCCGCGCAGCTTGGCCAGATCGGTGCGCTCTGGGGGATGCGCAACCTGTCGCAATGGGTGGCGGGCGAACGGGCCGAGATCCTCGACCGCCGCGCCGCCATCGCCGAGGCGTTCCCCCGCCTCGCCGCGAAGGGGTGGCGGCTCCTCGGATGCGGCGCGTATTTCGCCTATGTGGAGCACCCGTTCTCGCTGCCCTCCGACGCGCTCGCGCCCGCGCTCGTGCGCGAGGCGGGCGTGCTGCTGCTGCCCGGCACCATGTTCATGCCCGCCTCCGACCCGTCCGGCGCGCGCCAGCTTCGGATCGCCTTCGCCAACGTGGACCGCGCCGGCATCGCCGAGCTTTTCGAGCGGCTGGCCCGCGTCTCCCTGCCCCTTGCCCCGGCTCCTGCCACCGCGTAG
- a CDS encoding LysR family transcriptional regulator: MDSDNQYFKSLTLRQMAYAVAAADHGNVTRAAQRLNVSQPAISAAIAALEAHYGARLFSRAAGQGVTLTPFGMRAVAEMRLMCDGARRVAGLGRTDGAIAGEVSLCCYDAIAPHVLPPILRRIEARLPGVSVRFLEVDLDGAVGALTRGQADLAITYDLGLGEGHEARTLYAVQPVVICGAGHPLAARAAPSLADLDGERMILLDQPLSAQYVIGLLRARGAVPRIVAQVRGPELQRALVAQGFGVALVHTPPPEGAVYGGEALVSVALADELVPQRVLVACRAESARRPILAAVREEMVAAFREDAAG, encoded by the coding sequence ATGGATAGCGACAATCAGTATTTCAAATCCCTGACGCTCCGGCAGATGGCCTATGCGGTGGCGGCGGCGGATCATGGCAACGTGACCCGCGCGGCCCAGCGGCTCAACGTCTCGCAGCCCGCGATCTCGGCGGCGATCGCCGCGCTCGAGGCGCATTACGGGGCGAGGCTTTTCTCGCGCGCGGCGGGCCAGGGCGTGACGCTGACGCCCTTCGGGATGCGGGCCGTGGCCGAGATGCGCCTGATGTGCGACGGCGCGCGGCGCGTGGCGGGATTGGGGCGCACGGACGGGGCCATCGCGGGCGAGGTTTCGCTTTGCTGTTACGACGCCATCGCGCCGCATGTCCTGCCGCCGATCCTGCGACGGATCGAGGCGCGCTTGCCGGGGGTATCGGTGCGGTTCCTCGAGGTTGATCTCGACGGCGCGGTGGGGGCGCTGACGCGCGGGCAGGCGGACCTCGCGATCACGTATGACCTGGGGCTGGGCGAGGGGCACGAGGCGCGGACGCTCTACGCGGTGCAGCCCGTTGTGATCTGTGGCGCGGGGCATCCCCTCGCGGCGCGCGCGGCGCCATCGCTGGCCGATCTCGACGGGGAGCGGATGATCCTGCTCGATCAACCCCTGAGCGCGCAATATGTCATCGGCCTCCTGCGGGCGCGCGGCGCGGTGCCGCGGATCGTGGCGCAGGTGCGCGGGCCGGAGTTGCAGCGCGCGCTGGTGGCGCAGGGATTCGGCGTGGCGCTGGTCCACACGCCGCCACCCGAGGGGGCGGTCTATGGCGGCGAGGCGCTGGTCTCGGTGGCGCTTGCCGACGAGTTGGTGCCGCAGCGCGTGCTGGTTGCGTGCCGGGCCGAGAGTGCGCGGCGTCCGATCCTCGCGGCGGTGCGCGAGGAGATGGTGGCAGCGTTCCGGGAGGATGCGGCGGGGTGA
- a CDS encoding peptidylprolyl isomerase: MASGNSLSKTAVWILMGLLILGLGGFGITNLSGTVRTVGSVGDTEITVEDYARALRDELAATEAEDGGRMSFTQAQADGLPDRVLAQLIAVAALEDETDRIGISVGDANLREEILNIRAFQGPGGEFNRDAYRFALEQAGLNEAQFEEDVRTETARTLLQGAVLAGVRAPDAYADTVLNYLGERRDISWVVLDRGDLSTGLPDPTEDDLRTYHQSHLPDFTTPETKSITYALLTPEMILDTVEVSEESLRDAYEAREAEFNQPERRLVERLVFPDEAAAEEARAALEAGETTFEDLVEARGLTLSDIDIGDVSRSELGDAGEAVFSTEPGEIAGPAPSPVGPALYRVNGVLTAQQTPFEEAEPMLRDELAQDRARRVIDDRIETIDDLLAGGATLEDLARDTDMELGQIDWHEGVSDGIGAYEDFRAAARTLSEGDYPEIETLEDGGIFAMRLDGVNEPRIQPVEEVRDRLTAAWRDDAVTRALRAEVEPQVDELASGTDFAELGYSDVETAQDITRQGFDAATPPQFIDAVFGMTEGDARLLDGEGRVFLIRLDKVSPPDTSSDDLATLRRLLANQAANSLSQDLFQALTTDIRMRAGVTIDQSALNAVHANFQ, translated from the coding sequence ATGGCGTCTGGAAACTCCCTGTCTAAAACCGCCGTCTGGATATTGATGGGCCTTCTCATCCTCGGGCTTGGCGGGTTCGGCATCACCAACCTCTCGGGAACCGTCCGCACCGTCGGCAGCGTCGGCGACACCGAGATCACGGTCGAGGACTACGCCCGCGCGCTGCGCGACGAGCTTGCCGCGACCGAGGCCGAGGATGGCGGACGCATGTCCTTCACGCAGGCCCAGGCCGACGGCCTTCCCGACCGGGTGCTGGCACAGCTCATCGCCGTCGCCGCGCTCGAGGACGAGACCGACCGCATCGGCATCTCGGTGGGCGACGCCAACCTGCGCGAGGAAATCCTCAACATCCGCGCCTTCCAGGGGCCGGGCGGCGAATTCAACCGCGACGCCTACCGCTTCGCCCTCGAACAGGCCGGCCTCAACGAGGCCCAGTTCGAGGAGGACGTGCGCACCGAGACCGCCCGCACCCTCCTCCAGGGCGCCGTTCTGGCGGGCGTGCGCGCGCCCGACGCCTACGCCGACACGGTGCTGAACTACCTCGGCGAACGCCGCGACATAAGCTGGGTCGTGCTCGACCGCGGCGATCTCTCGACCGGCCTTCCCGACCCGACCGAGGATGATCTCCGCACCTATCATCAGTCGCACCTGCCTGATTTCACCACGCCGGAAACCAAGTCGATCACCTACGCGCTTCTCACGCCCGAGATGATCCTCGACACGGTCGAGGTGAGCGAGGAGAGCCTGCGCGACGCCTACGAGGCGCGCGAGGCCGAGTTCAACCAGCCCGAGCGCCGCCTGGTCGAGCGCCTCGTCTTCCCCGACGAGGCCGCCGCCGAGGAGGCGCGCGCCGCCCTCGAGGCCGGTGAAACCACCTTCGAGGATCTGGTCGAGGCGCGCGGCCTGACGCTCTCGGACATCGACATCGGCGACGTGAGCCGCTCCGAACTGGGCGACGCAGGCGAAGCGGTGTTCTCGACCGAGCCCGGCGAGATCGCGGGTCCCGCGCCCAGCCCGGTCGGCCCGGCGCTCTACCGCGTGAACGGCGTGCTCACGGCCCAGCAGACCCCTTTCGAGGAGGCCGAGCCGATGCTGCGCGACGAGCTTGCGCAGGACCGTGCCCGGCGCGTCATCGACGACCGTATCGAGACCATCGACGACCTGCTCGCCGGCGGCGCCACGCTCGAGGATCTCGCCCGCGACACCGATATGGAGCTCGGCCAGATCGACTGGCACGAGGGCGTGAGCGACGGTATCGGCGCCTACGAGGATTTCCGCGCCGCCGCCCGCACGCTCTCCGAAGGCGATTACCCCGAGATCGAGACGCTCGAGGATGGCGGCATCTTCGCCATGCGCCTCGACGGCGTGAACGAACCCCGCATCCAGCCGGTCGAGGAGGTGCGGGACCGCCTCACCGCCGCGTGGCGCGACGATGCCGTGACCCGCGCGCTGCGGGCCGAGGTGGAGCCCCAGGTCGATGAACTGGCCTCCGGCACGGATTTCGCCGAGCTGGGATATTCCGATGTCGAGACCGCGCAGGACATCACCCGCCAGGGCTTCGACGCAGCCACCCCGCCGCAATTCATCGACGCCGTTTTCGGCATGACCGAGGGCGACGCGCGGCTGCTCGACGGCGAGGGCCGGGTGTTCCTCATCCGCCTCGACAAGGTGTCGCCCCCCGACACCTCGTCCGACGATCTGGCGACGCTCCGGCGCCTCCTCGCGAACCAGGCGGCCAACAGCCTGTCGCAGGATCTCTTTCAGGCGCTCACCACCGACATCCGGATGCGCGCGGGCGTGACGATCGACCAGTCGGCGCTCAACGCCGTCCACGCCAATTTCCAATAG
- the gpt gene encoding xanthine phosphoribosyltransferase produces MTDPLPHEKGFHVSWDQLHRDARALAWRLSGKGPDDGTWRAIVAITRGGMAPAMIVARELDIRTIDTISVKSYDHQTQSAAPRITKRPDMDLIGDGHGVLVIDDLVDTGRTLEVVRALLPRAHIATVYAKPKSRDLVQTYVTEVSQDTWIFFPWDLALQYVKPYRGD; encoded by the coding sequence ATGACAGATCCCCTTCCCCATGAAAAAGGCTTCCACGTCAGCTGGGACCAGTTGCACCGCGACGCCCGCGCGCTGGCGTGGCGGCTCTCCGGCAAGGGACCGGACGACGGCACGTGGCGCGCCATCGTGGCGATCACCCGCGGCGGCATGGCCCCGGCCATGATCGTCGCGCGCGAACTCGACATCCGCACCATCGACACGATCTCGGTCAAGAGCTACGACCACCAGACCCAGAGCGCCGCGCCCAGGATCACCAAGCGCCCCGACATGGACCTCATCGGCGACGGCCACGGCGTTCTGGTGATCGACGATCTCGTGGACACGGGCCGCACGCTCGAGGTGGTGCGCGCGCTCCTGCCCCGCGCCCATATCGCCACGGTCTACGCCAAGCCCAAAAGCCGCGATCTCGTGCAGACTTACGTGACCGAGGTGAGCCAGGACACATGGATCTTCTTTCCCTGGGATCTGGCGCTACAATACGTCAAACCCTATCGCGGAGACTGA